Proteins found in one Actinomycetota bacterium genomic segment:
- a CDS encoding peptidoglycan-binding protein, whose product MTSASSKGPEAIRRLIRWVIPLLIVLGTAGGAVAADPALVAELTGITPAPVVAGAGPSADASSDGGEAVAAAVVLAGDPQFAVLRDAIAGQGAQATLTRTSALSDGGTATSFAMAFPSPPAARAIVRRSVLALLAEAGATTGLNSELEATPGGRVAIAVMPGGGLRTLAIASRGARLVGTITVRPGGASRDLQELVNGLTAAWSLIPAPAAGTAEEIGVSDAMRLQVRAAWAAAGRTGQEFAGSMLAARIDGATWVMADMGPVGTPEWWLFRAVDASTYRAESTTGFPGGCPSIPVALREVWGFASECAAGDPGAPLPGSVPAGELPEPVRGVGMWIWYVSRSEKSLQDIIDRARTYGVRTVHIKSGDGTSYWSQFDRAVGPLKAAGLRVCAWQYVRGRKPVAEAAVAARAVRAGADCFLVDAEIEFERLPQRYLRATRYMRALRAQVGTAYPIGLTTFPYVDLHGRFPYTAFLNGPNGAQFTMPQVYWKAFRVSPAVAVERTMRWNRIYGKPIALLGSTYMRESAATIRQFRCAAQAAGAGGESWWAWQNTRAGQWPWLASPLTCQAPLAKPTATRYPVMGMRARGDAVRRLQQLLRGQGISLPVDGFLGATTRDALATYRAQRGLAGGPGTDDAVWADLIQRSGSVMTSRLR is encoded by the coding sequence GTGACTTCGGCCTCATCGAAGGGGCCTGAGGCGATTCGCCGCCTGATCAGGTGGGTCATCCCCCTGCTCATCGTGCTCGGCACGGCGGGCGGGGCGGTGGCTGCCGACCCTGCGCTGGTGGCCGAGCTCACGGGCATCACGCCCGCGCCCGTCGTGGCCGGCGCCGGGCCCAGCGCCGATGCGTCGTCCGACGGCGGGGAGGCCGTGGCCGCCGCGGTGGTGCTGGCGGGCGACCCGCAGTTCGCCGTGCTGCGCGACGCCATCGCCGGGCAGGGCGCGCAGGCCACGCTCACGCGCACATCTGCGCTGTCGGACGGCGGCACCGCCACGTCGTTCGCCATGGCATTCCCGTCGCCACCGGCCGCGCGCGCCATCGTGCGGCGATCGGTGCTGGCGCTGCTTGCCGAGGCGGGCGCCACCACGGGCCTGAACAGCGAGCTCGAGGCCACCCCGGGCGGCCGCGTCGCCATCGCCGTCATGCCGGGCGGCGGGCTCCGCACCCTGGCCATCGCATCGCGCGGGGCCCGGCTGGTGGGCACCATCACCGTGCGCCCCGGTGGCGCGTCGCGGGACCTGCAGGAACTCGTGAACGGCCTTACTGCCGCGTGGTCGCTCATCCCCGCTCCGGCCGCGGGCACCGCGGAGGAGATCGGGGTGTCCGACGCCATGCGCCTGCAGGTCCGCGCGGCATGGGCCGCCGCGGGTCGCACCGGGCAGGAGTTCGCGGGCAGCATGCTCGCCGCGCGCATCGACGGCGCCACCTGGGTGATGGCCGACATGGGCCCGGTGGGCACGCCCGAGTGGTGGCTGTTCCGCGCGGTGGATGCATCGACCTATCGGGCCGAGTCGACCACCGGCTTTCCGGGTGGCTGCCCGTCCATCCCGGTGGCCCTGCGCGAGGTGTGGGGATTCGCCTCCGAGTGCGCAGCCGGAGACCCGGGCGCACCGCTTCCCGGTTCCGTGCCGGCCGGCGAGCTGCCGGAGCCGGTGCGCGGGGTGGGCATGTGGATCTGGTACGTGAGCCGGAGCGAGAAGTCGCTGCAGGACATCATCGACCGCGCGCGCACATACGGCGTGCGCACCGTGCACATCAAGTCGGGTGACGGCACCAGCTACTGGAGCCAGTTCGACCGGGCCGTGGGGCCGCTGAAGGCGGCGGGCCTGCGCGTGTGCGCATGGCAGTACGTGCGCGGCCGCAAGCCGGTGGCCGAGGCCGCCGTGGCGGCGCGCGCCGTGCGGGCCGGCGCCGACTGCTTCCTCGTAGACGCCGAGATCGAGTTCGAGCGCCTTCCTCAGCGCTACCTGCGGGCCACGCGCTACATGCGCGCGCTGCGCGCCCAGGTGGGCACCGCCTACCCCATCGGCCTCACCACGTTCCCGTACGTCGACCTGCACGGCCGCTTCCCGTATACGGCCTTCCTCAACGGCCCGAATGGCGCGCAGTTCACGATGCCGCAGGTGTACTGGAAGGCCTTTCGGGTGTCGCCCGCCGTCGCCGTGGAGCGCACGATGCGGTGGAACCGCATTTACGGCAAGCCCATCGCGCTGCTCGGCAGCACATACATGCGCGAGAGCGCCGCGACCATCCGGCAGTTCCGGTGCGCGGCGCAGGCCGCCGGTGCGGGGGGCGAGAGCTGGTGGGCGTGGCAGAACACCCGCGCCGGCCAATGGCCGTGGCTGGCATCGCCCCTCACCTGCCAGGCCCCGCTGGCGAAGCCCACGGCCACGCGCTACCCGGTGATGGGCATGCGCGCCCGCGGTGACGCCGTGCGCCGCCTGCAGCAGCTGCTGCGCGGCCAGGGCATCTCGCTGCCCGTGGACGGCTTCCTCGGGGCCACCACCCGCGACGCCCTGGCCACCTACCGCGCGCAGCGCGGGCTGGCCGGTGGCCCCGGCACCGATGACGCGGTGTGGGCCGACCTCATCCAGCGCAGCGGGTCGGTGATGACATCCCGCCTGCGGTAA
- the raiA gene encoding ribosome-associated translation inhibitor RaiA, whose protein sequence is MELHVRGRNLPVTDALADHAEKRLHKLERVLGPMSDAAQVEVELSVEHNPSIANRQIAEVTVRTKGPIIRVREADSDMYAAIDLAAHRIERAAQRLRERRKDHHGPGIEAVAATPAEIAALDRLGKEATDAAESPPPIRIVRSKRFEMPSLTPEDAAVRLELIDHAFFVFRNESSGEVSVIYRRRDGDFGLIEGA, encoded by the coding sequence ATGGAACTCCACGTGAGGGGACGAAACCTCCCGGTCACCGACGCGCTCGCGGACCACGCAGAGAAGCGCCTGCACAAATTGGAGAGGGTGCTGGGACCGATGAGCGATGCCGCGCAGGTGGAGGTGGAGCTCTCGGTCGAGCACAACCCGAGCATCGCGAACCGCCAGATCGCCGAGGTGACGGTGCGGACCAAGGGGCCGATCATCCGCGTGCGCGAGGCCGACAGCGACATGTATGCCGCCATCGACCTGGCGGCGCATCGCATCGAGCGCGCCGCCCAGCGCCTGCGCGAGCGCCGCAAGGACCACCACGGGCCGGGCATCGAGGCCGTGGCGGCCACGCCTGCCGAGATCGCCGCCCTCGACCGCCTGGGCAAGGAGGCCACCGACGCCGCCGAGAGCCCGCCACCCATCCGCATCGTGCGCAGCAAGCGGTTCGAGATGCCGTCCCTCACCCCCGAGGACGCCGCGGTGCGCCTGGAGCTCATCGACCATGCGTTCTTCGTCTTCCGCAACGAGTCGAGCGGCGAGGTGAGCGTGATCTACCGTCGCCGCGACGGTGACTTCGGCCTCATCGAAGGGGCCTGA
- a CDS encoding ComF family protein, producing MPLRRVATALLDIVIGDGCAGCGLPGPPLCAGCVAGMPVIGARRCTRCGHPWPRPRAACPQCIAGVADARQAMRYEAPVPEAVRALKDARRRALAGPLADLLARHVPPPPAGAVLVPVPLAPRRMAERGFNQALLIAAVLAAAWGLPADDCLVRADGGPAQRGSAGGARRAQVAGAFSAPAHVPLHAVLVDDVVTTGATLSAAARALRASGCARVGAVSLARVVLGGAGTRVG from the coding sequence ATGCCCCTCAGGCGCGTGGCCACCGCTCTGCTGGATATCGTCATCGGGGACGGCTGTGCCGGGTGCGGCCTGCCGGGGCCCCCGCTGTGCGCTGGCTGCGTGGCCGGCATGCCGGTGATCGGCGCGCGGCGGTGCACGCGATGCGGGCATCCGTGGCCGCGCCCGCGCGCGGCATGCCCCCAGTGCATCGCAGGAGTGGCCGACGCGCGGCAGGCCATGCGGTACGAGGCGCCGGTGCCGGAGGCCGTACGGGCGCTGAAGGATGCCCGCCGCCGCGCCCTCGCGGGTCCGCTCGCGGACCTGCTGGCCCGGCACGTGCCGCCGCCGCCCGCGGGCGCGGTGCTGGTGCCCGTGCCGCTCGCTCCGCGCCGCATGGCCGAGCGCGGCTTCAACCAGGCGTTGCTCATCGCAGCGGTCCTGGCCGCCGCGTGGGGCCTGCCGGCGGATGATTGCCTGGTGCGCGCCGACGGCGGCCCGGCGCAGCGCGGATCGGCGGGCGGCGCCCGTCGCGCGCAGGTGGCGGGCGCCTTCAGCGCCCCCGCACACGTGCCCCTGCACGCCGTGCTCGTGGACGACGTGGTCACCACCGGTGCCACGCTCAGCGCCGCCGCGCGGGCCCTTCGCGCATCCGGGTGCGCCCGTGTGGGTGCCGTGTCACTCGCGCGGGTTGTCCTCGGGGGCGCGGGCACTAGAGTCGGGTGA
- the infA gene encoding translation initiation factor IF-1: MRPSSGARARVCVAHLCRFVPKSPIRASVPGTGRAPAPIRETRGLATAPTEKEQAIEFEGEVTEALPNTFFRVELDGGHVVLAKLAGRMRRNYIRVNPGDRVKVEVSPYDLTRGRITYRLK, from the coding sequence ATGCGCCCATCATCGGGCGCCCGGGCGCGCGTGTGTGTGGCGCATCTGTGCCGCTTCGTGCCGAAATCGCCCATCCGCGCTAGCGTCCCCGGCACAGGACGGGCACCGGCGCCCATCCGCGAGACACGAGGACTGGCTACGGCTCCCACCGAGAAGGAGCAGGCGATCGAGTTCGAGGGCGAGGTCACCGAGGCCCTCCCCAACACGTTCTTCCGCGTTGAGCTCGACGGCGGGCATGTGGTGCTGGCAAAGCTGGCCGGCCGCATGCGCCGCAACTACATCCGCGTCAACCCCGGTGACCGCGTGAAAGTGGAGGTCTCTCCCTACGACCTCACGCGCGGCCGCATCACCTACCGCCTCAAGTAG
- a CDS encoding alpha-keto acid decarboxylase family protein has product MFGVPGDFTLLLNHMLDQYPGFFVGTSDEQGAGFAADAYARLRGIGVVLATWGVGGLKLVNSTAQAWAESVPVVVICGSPGLGEREGDPLLHHKVKDFDTQMRVMQDVTEYAAYVHDPDTAPRLIAEAFATAMRECRPVYLEIPRDVVGLPCGPLPDVPPPPDADPDPGVLAACLDDVQDALGAAERPAVISGVLVARLGLQRHVDALACAAGFPVAETLLGKSSVGSDDPWFRGVYAGAISSDEEVRELIDSADRVLVLGAYISDLNTGLFTTNIDRAETVISHQKITYVGVRGYDGVGVRHLMQGLVDRFGAILSDSQPAPRERPPFIPQPGVALSARALFEALRSRLGHGHTIIAEAGDSLFGSADLRPEESGFLATAYYASLGYAVPAALGAGLARPDRRPVVIVGDGAFQMTALELGGMARVGVHPVVVVINNDGYATERPMMKGAFNDVPRMRYAKFPDAVGSGTGVKVDTEDAFVAALDEALDDPSQLRLIEAVTPPDDISPQLRNLTAELGKRV; this is encoded by the coding sequence GTGTTCGGCGTGCCGGGTGACTTCACCCTGCTGCTGAACCACATGCTCGACCAGTACCCCGGGTTCTTCGTGGGAACCAGCGATGAGCAGGGCGCGGGCTTCGCGGCCGATGCCTACGCGCGCCTGCGCGGCATCGGCGTGGTGCTGGCCACCTGGGGGGTCGGCGGGCTCAAGCTGGTCAACAGCACGGCACAGGCCTGGGCCGAGAGCGTGCCGGTGGTGGTGATCTGCGGTTCCCCGGGGCTGGGCGAGCGCGAGGGCGACCCGCTGCTGCACCACAAGGTCAAGGACTTCGACACGCAGATGCGCGTGATGCAGGACGTCACCGAGTACGCGGCGTACGTGCACGACCCCGACACCGCCCCGCGGCTGATCGCCGAGGCCTTCGCCACCGCCATGCGCGAGTGCCGGCCGGTGTACCTGGAGATCCCGCGCGATGTGGTGGGGCTGCCGTGCGGGCCGCTGCCCGACGTGCCGCCGCCGCCCGACGCCGATCCCGATCCCGGGGTGCTTGCCGCGTGCCTCGACGACGTGCAGGACGCGCTCGGCGCCGCCGAGCGCCCCGCCGTGATCTCGGGGGTACTGGTGGCGCGCCTCGGCCTGCAACGGCACGTGGACGCCCTCGCGTGCGCCGCCGGGTTCCCCGTGGCCGAGACCCTGCTCGGCAAGTCGTCGGTGGGATCGGACGATCCATGGTTCCGGGGCGTGTACGCGGGAGCGATCAGCTCCGACGAGGAGGTGCGCGAGCTGATCGATTCAGCGGACCGCGTGCTGGTGCTGGGCGCCTACATCAGCGACCTCAACACCGGCCTGTTCACCACCAACATCGACCGCGCCGAGACGGTCATCTCGCACCAGAAGATCACCTACGTGGGCGTGCGCGGCTACGACGGCGTGGGCGTCAGGCACCTGATGCAGGGCCTGGTGGATCGCTTCGGCGCCATCCTGTCCGACTCCCAGCCCGCGCCGCGCGAGCGCCCGCCCTTCATCCCGCAGCCGGGGGTGGCGCTGAGCGCCCGCGCGCTGTTCGAGGCGCTCAGGTCGCGACTCGGGCACGGGCACACGATCATCGCCGAGGCCGGCGACTCGCTGTTCGGCAGCGCAGACCTGCGGCCCGAGGAATCCGGTTTCCTGGCCACCGCGTACTACGCCTCGCTCGGCTACGCGGTGCCCGCGGCCCTTGGCGCCGGCCTCGCCCGCCCCGACCGCCGCCCGGTGGTCATCGTGGGCGACGGCGCATTCCAGATGACGGCCCTCGAGCTGGGCGGCATGGCCCGGGTGGGCGTGCATCCGGTGGTGGTGGTCATCAACAACGACGGCTACGCCACCGAGCGCCCGATGATGAAGGGCGCGTTCAACGACGTTCCCCGCATGCGGTACGCGAAGTTCCCCGACGCCGTGGGCTCGGGCACCGGCGTGAAGGTGGATACCGAGGACGCCTTCGTCGCGGCCCTCGACGAGGCCCTCGACGACCCGTCCCAGCTGCGCCTCATCGAGGCCGTCACCCCACCCGACGACATCAGCCCCCAGCTGCGCAACCTCACGGCAGAACTCGGAAAGCGCGTCTAG
- the mtnA gene encoding S-methyl-5-thioribose-1-phosphate isomerase: MPAPGLAPEDILVLRDGAVVMLDQTRLPGEVVQVTLTSWPEVVDAIKAMVVRGAPAIGVAGAMGVALAAHRAAATSASRQSFDAEMGRAITGLREARPTAVNLAWAVDRLAGIVADHEGTPDEIAAELADAARAIHSDEVERCHEMGRHAVPLFIRGASILTHCNAGALATGGYGTALGVVRAAHENDPTVTVIVDETRPLLQGSRLTAWELAQDGIPYTLISDNMAAMLMAQRRVTHVVVGADRIAANGDVVNKIGTYGVAILAREHGIPFFVAAPTSTLDLSMPSAAEIPVEERAADEVRGVSLFGRAASSPDAPVANPAFDRTPARLVSAIITEQGVHRAPYERSLRDAWDAAGH, encoded by the coding sequence ATGCCCGCGCCCGGCCTCGCCCCCGAGGACATTCTGGTCCTGCGCGACGGGGCCGTGGTCATGCTCGACCAGACGCGCCTGCCCGGCGAGGTGGTGCAGGTCACCCTCACCAGCTGGCCCGAGGTTGTGGACGCCATCAAGGCGATGGTTGTGCGCGGAGCTCCGGCAATCGGGGTGGCTGGGGCCATGGGCGTGGCGCTGGCCGCCCACCGCGCGGCGGCCACCAGCGCCAGCCGTCAGTCATTCGACGCGGAGATGGGCCGGGCGATCACCGGGCTGCGGGAGGCCCGTCCCACGGCGGTCAACCTTGCATGGGCAGTGGACCGGCTCGCGGGCATCGTGGCCGACCACGAGGGCACGCCGGATGAGATCGCCGCCGAGTTGGCCGACGCGGCCCGGGCGATCCATTCGGATGAGGTGGAGCGGTGCCACGAGATGGGGCGCCATGCGGTTCCGCTGTTCATCCGCGGCGCGAGCATCCTCACGCATTGCAATGCAGGCGCGCTCGCGACGGGTGGCTACGGCACGGCGCTCGGCGTGGTGCGCGCGGCGCACGAGAATGACCCCACCGTCACGGTGATCGTGGACGAGACGCGCCCGCTGCTGCAGGGGTCGCGCCTCACCGCGTGGGAGCTCGCGCAGGACGGCATCCCCTACACGCTCATCAGCGACAACATGGCGGCCATGCTCATGGCGCAGCGCCGGGTGACGCATGTGGTGGTGGGTGCCGACCGCATCGCGGCCAATGGCGACGTGGTCAACAAGATCGGCACCTACGGCGTTGCGATCCTCGCCCGCGAGCACGGCATCCCCTTCTTCGTCGCTGCGCCCACGTCCACGCTCGACCTCTCGATGCCCTCGGCCGCGGAGATCCCCGTGGAGGAGCGGGCGGCCGACGAGGTGCGGGGCGTGTCGCTGTTCGGGCGCGCGGCGTCGTCACCCGACGCCCCCGTGGCGAACCCGGCCTTCGATCGCACGCCCGCGCGACTGGTGAGCGCCATCATCACCGAGCAGGGAGTGCACCGCGCGCCGTATGAGCGCTCGCTTCGCGACGCCTGGGACGCCGCAGGCCACTGA
- a CDS encoding adenosylhomocysteinase, protein MSTTVNHHVADLGLAELGRQRIEWADRDMPVLKQIRERFEKEKPLEGLRISACLHVTTETANLARTLKAGGADVVLVASNPLSTQDDVAAALVQEYGISTYAIKGEDDETYYAHLTAAIDHAPHITMDDGADVIGVLHGDRREMLDGIIGGTEETTTGVIRLKALEAEGKLAFPVVAVNEANTKHMFDNRYGTGQSTLDGLLRATNILVAGRRCVVGGYGWCGRGLASRLKGMGAHVIVIEVDPLAALEAVMDGFEVMTVADAAKEGDVFITATGNIHVLRREHFEHMKDGAIVANTGHFNVEIDIPGLDELADGVREVRPFVQEYSLRNGRKVYLLAEGRLLNLASAEGHPAAVMDMSFANQALSAEYMAQNAATLDKTVYGVPEDIDAEIARLKLYSMGVEIDALTEEQQKYLASWDQGT, encoded by the coding sequence GTGTCGACAACCGTCAACCATCACGTGGCCGATCTCGGCCTGGCCGAACTCGGGCGCCAGCGCATCGAGTGGGCCGACCGCGACATGCCCGTGCTCAAGCAGATCCGCGAGCGGTTCGAGAAGGAGAAGCCTCTCGAGGGCCTGCGCATCTCGGCCTGCCTGCACGTGACCACCGAGACCGCCAACCTGGCCCGCACCCTCAAGGCGGGCGGCGCGGACGTGGTCCTCGTGGCGTCCAACCCGCTGTCCACGCAGGACGACGTGGCCGCGGCCCTGGTGCAGGAGTACGGCATCTCCACCTACGCCATCAAGGGCGAGGACGACGAGACCTACTACGCGCACCTGACCGCCGCCATCGACCACGCGCCGCACATCACGATGGACGATGGGGCCGACGTGATCGGCGTGCTGCACGGCGACCGCCGCGAGATGCTCGACGGCATCATCGGTGGCACCGAGGAGACCACCACGGGCGTCATCCGCCTCAAGGCCCTCGAGGCCGAGGGCAAGCTGGCCTTCCCCGTGGTTGCGGTGAACGAGGCCAACACCAAGCACATGTTCGACAACCGCTATGGCACCGGCCAGAGCACGCTCGACGGCCTGCTGCGCGCCACCAACATCCTGGTGGCCGGCCGCAGGTGCGTGGTGGGGGGCTACGGCTGGTGCGGCCGCGGCCTGGCGTCGCGCCTCAAGGGGATGGGTGCGCACGTCATCGTGATCGAGGTCGACCCCCTCGCGGCCCTCGAGGCCGTGATGGACGGCTTCGAGGTGATGACCGTGGCCGACGCCGCAAAGGAGGGGGATGTGTTCATCACCGCCACCGGCAATATCCACGTGCTGCGCCGCGAGCACTTCGAGCACATGAAGGACGGCGCCATCGTCGCCAACACCGGCCACTTCAACGTGGAGATCGACATCCCCGGCCTCGACGAACTGGCCGACGGGGTGCGCGAGGTGCGCCCGTTCGTGCAGGAGTACAGCCTGCGCAACGGCCGCAAGGTGTACCTGCTGGCCGAGGGCCGGCTGCTCAACCTGGCGTCCGCCGAGGGCCACCCGGCCGCCGTGATGGACATGAGCTTCGCCAACCAGGCCCTGTCGGCCGAGTACATGGCGCAGAATGCGGCCACCCTCGACAAGACGGTCTACGGGGTGCCGGAGGACATCGACGCCGAGATCGCCCGGCTCAAGCTCTACTCGATGGGCGTGGAGATCGACGCGCTCACCGAGGAGCAGCAGAAGTACCTGGCCTCCTGGGACCAGGGCACCTGA
- a CDS encoding bifunctional phosphoglucose/phosphomannose isomerase: MDELDMPEVLGIDRAGLIDGIARSVDIFDFARVSAEALELSFPADVISNVIICGMGGSAIAGDLIATTYYERTRVPLMVHRGYYLPGWADDHTLAMLMSYSGETEETLTAAMQALERESPAIAITSGGKLDTWYNGKHGVPVLPIPGGLQPRMALLHMLIPAVVLLSRLGVIPPQDDELDAARDAIGAAIDAYGPDRPSGANPAKQVAMRLYDKVPVIYGAEVTAGVAFRWKCQFNENAKQPAFWAALPEMNHNEIVGWEEAGAFGEQAQVVMLRDPRQHRQVERRIALTREIIRSKVTDVLTIEGEGDTPLGRVIDLVLLGDYVSLYAACLRRVDPNPVDSIGILKEGLATTGNQRLAAGESGSI; encoded by the coding sequence ATGGACGAACTGGACATGCCCGAGGTGCTGGGCATCGACCGCGCGGGCCTGATCGACGGCATCGCGCGCTCGGTGGACATCTTCGACTTCGCCCGCGTGAGCGCGGAGGCGCTGGAGTTGTCGTTCCCGGCGGACGTGATCAGCAACGTGATCATTTGCGGAATGGGTGGCTCGGCTATCGCCGGCGACCTCATCGCCACCACCTACTACGAGCGCACGCGCGTGCCCCTGATGGTGCACCGCGGGTACTACCTGCCGGGGTGGGCGGATGACCACACGCTGGCCATGCTCATGTCGTACTCGGGCGAGACCGAGGAGACCCTCACGGCGGCCATGCAGGCGCTCGAGCGCGAGTCGCCGGCCATCGCCATCACCAGCGGCGGCAAGCTGGACACCTGGTACAACGGCAAGCACGGCGTGCCGGTGCTGCCGATCCCCGGCGGCCTGCAGCCGCGCATGGCCCTTCTGCACATGCTCATCCCGGCCGTGGTGCTGCTCTCGCGCCTCGGGGTGATCCCGCCGCAGGACGATGAGCTGGACGCCGCGCGCGACGCCATCGGCGCGGCCATCGACGCCTACGGGCCCGACCGGCCAAGCGGTGCCAACCCGGCGAAGCAGGTGGCGATGCGCCTCTACGACAAGGTGCCGGTCATCTACGGGGCCGAGGTCACGGCCGGCGTGGCCTTTCGGTGGAAGTGCCAGTTCAACGAAAACGCCAAGCAGCCGGCGTTCTGGGCCGCGCTGCCCGAGATGAACCACAATGAGATCGTGGGCTGGGAGGAGGCCGGGGCCTTCGGTGAACAGGCCCAGGTGGTCATGCTGCGCGACCCCCGCCAGCACCGCCAGGTGGAGCGGCGCATCGCCCTCACCCGCGAGATCATCCGGTCGAAGGTGACGGACGTGCTCACCATCGAGGGCGAGGGCGACACCCCCCTGGGCCGCGTGATCGACCTCGTGCTCCTGGGCGATTACGTGTCGCTGTACGCCGCCTGCCTGCGCCGCGTCGACCCCAACCCGGTGGACAGCATCGGCATCCTCAAGGAGGGCCTCGCCACCACGGGCAACCAGCGCCTGGCGGCGGGGGAGAGCGGAAGCATCTAG